The Pantoea phytobeneficialis genomic sequence GGTTGGCAGCCAACATGCGCAGTGCCTCAACCATCGCCACCAGCGGACCTTTGGCGTCGCAGGCACCGCGACCGTATAAACGCCCGTCGCGTTCGGTCAGGGTGAAGGGATCGCTCGACCAGCCACTGCCTGCGGGCACGGTGTCGAGATGGGTATTGAAGGCGAAGCAGGGACCGTCGCCGTTTTTCAGCAACGCGATGACGTTGGTGCGTCCCGGGGCGTATTCACTGAAGGAGAGATCAAAACCCGCCTCACGTAACCAGCCGGCGACGCATTCTGCCGCCTCGCGTTCATGGCCCGGCGGGTTTTCGGTATTGATGGCGACCAGTGCGGCAAGATCCCGCTTCATGCGCACACTGTCTGCCTGGTAACGACTCATAGGTACTCCGCTATTAATGTAAGATCTGGTCGAGGAAACGTTTGGCGCGTTCGCTGACCTGGCCGGTAAAGAAGTCCTGGGCGCTGGCGCGTTCGAGAATTTCGCCCTCTTCCATAAACAGAATTTGATTGGCGGCACGGCGGGCAAACCCCATCTCATGGGTGACCACCATGCTGGTCATGCCTTCGGCGCTGAGTTCCGCCATCACATCCAGCACTTCACGGATCATCTCCGGATCGAGTGCCGAGGTAGGTTCGTCGTACAACATCAGTTCCGGTTTCATCGCCAGCGCACGGGCGATCGCCACGCGCTGCTGCTGACCGCCGGACAACTCATCCGGGAAGTGGTCAGCACGTTCGTTGATGCGCACTTTCGCCAGCAACGCTTCCGCCTGCTTACGTGCCTCGATACGGTTAACGCCCAGCACCGTCATCGGTGCCAGCATGATGTTTTCCGCCGCCGTGAGATGGGAAAACAACTCGTAATTCTGGAACACCATGCCAATGCGCTGCCGAAGCTGATGCGGCGGCACCTCTCCCCGGCTGATGTTCTGACGGGCAAAGAACACGTCACCGCTATCCGCAGGCGACAGCAAATTGACACAGCGCAGCAGCGTAGATTTGCCGGAGCCAGAGGGGCCGATCAGCACCACGGTTTCGCCACGATTGACGCTAAGCGAACAATTTTTCAGTACGGTCTGACGACCAAAGGTTTTGTCGATGCCGATCATCTCCAGCAACGGTTTGCGTTCATGGTTCATGACACCTCCCGGGCGGGTTTAGGCAGTTTCAGGTCGTGGGATTGCGCTTTCTGGCTTTTACGACGGCGCTGTTTCGGATCGAGCGTGCGTTCCAGCCATGACTGGAAAATCATGAACAGCGTGGTGAGCAGCAGATAGTAGATACCGGCGGCGCACAGCGCTTCGAAGTAACGGAAGCTGGCGCTGGCGGTCTGGTTCGCCACCAGCAGCAGCTCCTGTACCGCAATCACGGACACCAGCGCGCTCGATTTGAGCATGCTGATCATCTGATTCCCCATCGGCGGCAGCACAATGCGCGCCGCCTGTGGCAACACGATCTTGCGCATGATCTGCGCGTTGGTCATCCCCAGCGCCATGCCTGCGGTACGTTGCCCGCTTTTCACCGCCTGCAAGCCGGAGCGCAGGATTTCCGCCATATACGCGCCCTCGTTGAGCGAGAGCGCCAGCACTGCACAGGTAAACGCGGAGAAGCGTAAGCCGAAGCCTGGCAGCACGTTGTAGACAAAGATGATCTGGAACAGCACTGGCGTGCCACGAAACAGCCACAGGTAGAAAAACGCCAGCCCCTTTCCGGCGCGGAAAGGCGCTTCCTGTAGCAGGGCCAGTACCAGACCCAGCACCACGCCACACAACAGTGAGCAGAGGGTGATTAACAGTGTCATCCAGGCGCCCTTAAGAAATTCAGGGGAAAGGAAGTACTGCCACATTAAATCAATCGACATAGCTATCTCCGGTTAACGGCTTGAAACGCATCAGAAAATGGCAACGGAATCCGGGAAGTTCCATTTCTCAATCAGTTGCTTGTAGGTGCCATCTTTCACCAGGCTTTGCAGGCCCTTCTCCAGTTGCGCTTTGGTTTCGGCATCGCCTTTACGTACCGCAAACGCGATATGGGTGTCGGCCTCGAACTCCGGGCCAACCGCTTCGAACACATCGGGTTTCTCGCTGAACAGCGCCAGAGTCCCCGGCGTGGAGAGGAATTCGGCATCGGCGCGGCCCTGTGCCACCGCCACGGCGGAGTCTGTCGCGGCCGGGAAAGTCAGCACATTGATGGCAGCTTTGTTGGCCGCGACGCAGTTTTTGTTATCCACACGCGCCTGGCTCTCTTCGATACCGCCGAGGGTGACGGCGATGTTTTTACCGCACAGCGACATATCACGACCGGTGATCCCGGCGGGATTGCCTTTACGTACCACCACGCGACTGCCGATTTTGAGATAAGGCACAAAATCGACCTGCGCGGCACGGGTCGGGTTGACGTACATCGCCGAGTTAATGATGTCGAGGCGTTTACCCTGTAACGCCGGGATCAGGCCTTTGAACTCCATCGCCATCGGCGCGGGCGTCAGATCAAGGTGTTTGCTCAGCGCGGTGATTAAATCGATATCAAAGCCGGTGAGCTTGCCGTCTTTGACGAACTCGAACGGCATAAAGGTGGCTGCCGTGCCATAGGTCAGTTTGCCGGGGCTGACGCTTTCCACCGCGGCATGGCTGACCACTGGCAGCAACGCCAGGCTGAACATCATTCCGCGCAGGCGGTTTAAGGTGAAATAAGAGCTGGGCATCGTCGTCTCCTGGTTAATATATTGGATTTTGTGAATCAACAAATACAATCATGATGACAAGAACACGTCCCTTCCTGGTGCACTTGCACGCTTATCGTGCAGTTCCTGCTTTATTTCGCTGCAAAACTTTTCCCGTGTTATTGTATATTCAGATCACAACAATACACTTAAGGTACAAGCTCTCCATGCAGCCTGACTCAACTGCGAGCAGTCGCCGGATCGCCCGGCAAATCCTTGACCTGATATATGAAGCAAGATTCGATCCAGGTCATCATTTACGTGAGCAACATCTTGCCGATGCGCTGGGGGTGTCGCGCACGCCAATTCGCGCCGGATTGAAAGAACTGACGCGGCTGGGGGCGGTTGAAGCCCGGCCAAATCAGGGATTCTTCCTGCTAAAAAGTGCCGATGCGTTGCAACAACTCAACATCGAACAAACCAAAAGTAATGATCAAACCCTGTATGAATTGCTGGTGCGGGATCGCATTGCCGGTACTCTGCCGGAATCCTTTACCCAGACCGAAATTACCCAGCGCTATGACGTTGATCGTGGCGTATTGACGCGCACGCTGGTGAAGCTGTCAGAGGATGGCCTGATTGCACGCAACGCCGGGCACGGCTGGCGTTTCCTGCAAACGCTCAACTCCGAGGTGGCGTTGCGCAACAGTTACGGCTTCCGTCTGATGATTGAACCCGCGGCCCTGTTGACGCCCCAGCTACGGGTTGATCGCCAGCTGTTGAAACGCCTGCGCGCCCAGCATCTGTGGCTGATTACCCACCCGGATATCACCCAGGTTCCGGCGAAAGATATCTTCGAAACCGATGCCTCGTTCCACGAGTTGCTGGCGGAGGCCAGCGGTAATTTGTTTGTATTGCAGGCGATTCAGCAGCAGAACCGCCTACGCCGCCTGATGGAGTTCGGCAGCTACCACAACAAACGCCGCGTGAAAGAGTGGTGCGAAGAACATGTCTCCATCATTGATGCATTGCGGGAAAACAAGCAGGAACTGGCCGCCAGCCTGATGCAGCAACATCTGCAATTTGCCTATGACCAGGTGAATATTAAGCGGCCACGTAAATAACCGGCATCATTTTTGCACATCACGATCCTGA encodes the following:
- a CDS encoding amino acid ABC transporter ATP-binding protein; its protein translation is MNHERKPLLEMIGIDKTFGRQTVLKNCSLSVNRGETVVLIGPSGSGKSTLLRCVNLLSPADSGDVFFARQNISRGEVPPHQLRQRIGMVFQNYELFSHLTAAENIMLAPMTVLGVNRIEARKQAEALLAKVRINERADHFPDELSGGQQQRVAIARALAMKPELMLYDEPTSALDPEMIREVLDVMAELSAEGMTSMVVTHEMGFARRAANQILFMEEGEILERASAQDFFTGQVSERAKRFLDQILH
- a CDS encoding amino acid ABC transporter permease, producing the protein MSIDLMWQYFLSPEFLKGAWMTLLITLCSLLCGVVLGLVLALLQEAPFRAGKGLAFFYLWLFRGTPVLFQIIFVYNVLPGFGLRFSAFTCAVLALSLNEGAYMAEILRSGLQAVKSGQRTAGMALGMTNAQIMRKIVLPQAARIVLPPMGNQMISMLKSSALVSVIAVQELLLVANQTASASFRYFEALCAAGIYYLLLTTLFMIFQSWLERTLDPKQRRRKSQKAQSHDLKLPKPAREVS
- a CDS encoding ABC transporter substrate-binding protein, which produces MPSSYFTLNRLRGMMFSLALLPVVSHAAVESVSPGKLTYGTAATFMPFEFVKDGKLTGFDIDLITALSKHLDLTPAPMAMEFKGLIPALQGKRLDIINSAMYVNPTRAAQVDFVPYLKIGSRVVVRKGNPAGITGRDMSLCGKNIAVTLGGIEESQARVDNKNCVAANKAAINVLTFPAATDSAVAVAQGRADAEFLSTPGTLALFSEKPDVFEAVGPEFEADTHIAFAVRKGDAETKAQLEKGLQSLVKDGTYKQLIEKWNFPDSVAIF
- a CDS encoding GntR family transcriptional regulator, which gives rise to MQPDSTASSRRIARQILDLIYEARFDPGHHLREQHLADALGVSRTPIRAGLKELTRLGAVEARPNQGFFLLKSADALQQLNIEQTKSNDQTLYELLVRDRIAGTLPESFTQTEITQRYDVDRGVLTRTLVKLSEDGLIARNAGHGWRFLQTLNSEVALRNSYGFRLMIEPAALLTPQLRVDRQLLKRLRAQHLWLITHPDITQVPAKDIFETDASFHELLAEASGNLFVLQAIQQQNRLRRLMEFGSYHNKRRVKEWCEEHVSIIDALRENKQELAASLMQQHLQFAYDQVNIKRPRK